A stretch of the Malus domestica chromosome 08, GDT2T_hap1 genome encodes the following:
- the LOC139197965 gene encoding probable disease resistance protein At4g27220, with translation MEIVNQIVGKVAEYAVEPAIRQVGYLVHCKRNLESLQTQVNELSAARERLQREVVGAEDKGEKIHTVVQNWLKSVDEITEKTNELCRRSTKMSCFRGVCPNPVLHYKLGRRSTKLEQAVVELYEKGNFAREDISYDVLPQEVCMVSQKQYEAFDSRTSTARKIMDELRIPSTDLILVYGIGGVGKTTLVEEVLKQAVNEKLFADAVMVRSVQNPDLEGIQKEIAIKLGMEVKESETMSVRALRLCDRVKDKKVLVILDNIWESIDLQAVGLPCLPNCRILLTSRTRKLLSSEKRLQKDFELRVLNEKEAWCLFEMKAGDVVKNPDIRTVATDVAKKCGGLPVLVVTVASSLRNSTLQVWKDVLRGLKVFDNEDPANQEAYSALVWSYNQLDDQKLKPLFLICGIVVNRWGRANLTDLLKYTIGLGLFKNIDSVEDARYALHARIEELKDSGLLLDFEDNTSITMHDLLRDVAISIASKGHRALLRAKGDDLKEWPNNKEFSENCTMISLSCKNIPRLPEVLKCQQLEYFYLYFNGDLLEIPGNFFEEMKELKVMDLTRARISSLPPSLHLLQNLRTLCLDSCVLGDVALVGQLSQLEILSFIYSKFKELPEEIGKLTRLRLLDLSGCSQLEVISPNVISRLTSLEDLRMKTSFNRWVPKGVSGERSNASLSELKDLPHLAALSIQVPEAGSIPRDLFTDKLKRYQILIGTSSREWYDVDENLNTLKLKLPTGCELDHGLEMLLKRSCEVLYLDGSEGADNVVYHSGNEDFQQLKHLHVQYNAQFTRIITEEVVLPNLTSLAVHWCDHLTFALSSSMARNLVQLQKLEITNCASMEEIVSTKEYGCSALKDIGSSAIPFQNLTTLEVVGCGSLKYLATYTIAKTLKRLREMVIGDCNTITEIGATTSDGDDAGNDGEISFCQLQRLDLFSLPSLQDFFSGNCIVKFPSLKTVNIYECPKLKINSFEWKSSPELQGLQITEDYLWG, from the exons ATGGAGATTGTTAATCAAATTGTCGGAAAAGTTGCCGAGTATGCAGTTGAACCAGCTATACGCCAAGTGGGTTACCTAGTTCACTGTAAAAGAAACCTCGAGAGTCTACAGACTCAAGTTAACGAATTAAGTGCCGCTAGAGAGCGGCTACAGCGCGAGGTTGTTGGAGCTGAAGACAAAGGTGAAAAAATCCACACTGTCGTCCAGAACTGGCTGAAAAGCGTGGATGAGATCACCGAGAAGACGAACGAATTATGCAGGAGATCAACAAAGATGAGCTGTTTCCGTGGGGTTTGTCCAAACCCGGTGCTCCATTACAAGCTAGGCAGGAGATCAACAAAGTTGGAGCAGGCGGTTGTTGAGCTCTACGAAAAAGGAAATTTCGCTAGGGAGGACATTTCGTACGATGTCCTCCCACAAGAGGTATGCATGGTTTCTCAGAAACAGTACGAGGCATTTGATTCGAGGACTTCAACTGCAAGGAAAATCATGGATGAGCTGAGAATTCCTAGTACCGACCTGATTTTGGTTTATGGTATTGGCGGCGTGGGGAAGACCACACTCGTTGAAGAAGTCCTTAAGCAAGCTGTAAATGAGAAGTTATTTGCTGATGCGGTTATGGTAAGAAGTGTGCAAAATCCGGACCTTGAAGGAATTCAAAAAGAAATTGCCATAAAGTTGGGTATGGAAGTTAAAGAAAGCGAAACTATGTCAGTAAGAGCACTTCGTCTATGTGACAGGGTAAAAGACAAGAAAGTTCTTgtaattttagacaacatttggGAAAGCATTGACTTGCAGGCGGTAGGACTTCCTTGTCTGCCGAATTGTAGAATACTTTTGACATCCAGAACTCGAAAACTGTTATCCTCAGAGAAGCGGTTGCAAAAAGACTTTGAGCTTCGAGTTTTAAACGAGAAAGAAGCTTGGTGTTTATTTGAGATGAAAGCAGGTGATGTTGTTAAAAATCCCGACATACGAACTGTGGCAACCGATGTAGCAAAAAAATGCGGAGGTTTGCCAGTTTTAGTTGTCACGGTTGCAAGCTCTTTAAGAAATAGTACTTTACAAGTATGGAAGGATGTCTTGAGAGGCCTAAAAGTGTTTGACAACGAAGACCCAGCCAATCAAGAAGCATACTCGGCTTTAGTGTGGAGTTACAATCAATTGGATGATCAAAAGCTGAAGCCACTATTCTTGATCTGTGGAATTGTGGTAAATCGTTGGGGACGCGCTAATCTGACAGACTTGTTGAAATATACAATTGGTTTGGGTTTGTTTAAGAACATCGATTCAGTGGAGGACGCACGATATGCATTGCATGCACGGATTGAAGAGCTTAAAGATTCTGGTCTGTTACTCGACTTCGAGGACAATACATCAATCACAATGCATGATTTGTTACGTGATGTTGCCATCTCGATTGCATCCAAAGGCCACCGTGCCTTACTAAGAGCAAAAGGAGATGACTTGAAGGAATGGCCAAACAATAAGGAGTTTTCTGAAAATTGCACAATGATCTCTTTGTCTTGCAAAAACATCCCTAGGCTTCCTGAAGTTTTGAAATGCCAACAACTGGAgtatttttatttgtactttaatGGTGACTTGCTTGAAATCCCAGGTAACTTCTTTGAGGAGATGAAAGAGCTTAAAGTGATGGATTTAACCAGAGCGCGTATTTCGTCGCTGCCTCCATCTCTTCATCTCCTGCAAAATCTTCGGACATTGTGTTTGGATAGTTGCGTGTTGGGAGACGTAGCTCTAGTCGGACAGCTATCGCAACTAGAAATTCTCAGCTTTATATATTCCAAGTTTAAAGAGTTGCCTGAAGAAATAGGGAAATTGACTCGTCTTCGACTGCTGGATTTAAGCGGCTGCTCTCAACTCGAAGTGATTTCACCTAATGTTATATCACGTCTGACAAGTCTAGAAGACTTGAGAATGAAAACCAGCTTCAACAGATGGGTGCCCAAAGGAGTAAGCGGAGAAAGAAGTAATGCTAGCCTTTCAGAACTGAAGGACTTGCCTCATTTAGCTGCATTAAGCATACAAGTTCCAGAGGCTGGCAGTATTCCGAGGGACTTGTTCACTGACAAGTTAAAAAGATACCAAATATTAATCGGCACTTCTTCGAGGGAATGGTACGATGTGGATGAAAACCTCAACACATTGAAGCTCAAGCTCCCAACTGGTTGTGAATTGGACCATGGTCTAGAAATGTTGTTGAAGAGATCATGTGAAGTTTTGTATTTGGATGGGTCGGAGGGAGCTGATAATGTTGTGTACCACTCAGGTAATGAAGATTTTCAACAACTCAAGCATCTCCATGTCCAATACAATGCCCAATTTACACGTATCATTACTGAAGAG GTTGTGTTGCCCAACTTAACAAGCTTGGCGGTGCATTGGTGTGATCATTTAACTTTTGCATTATCGTCTTCCATGGCTAGAAATCTCGTACAACTTCAAAAACTTGAGATAACCAACTGTGCATCAATGGAAGAGATAGTTTCGACAAAAGAATATGGTTGTTCTGCATTGAAGGATATAGGGTCATCTGCTATTCCCTTCCAGAATTTAACAACTTTGGAAGTAGTTGGTTGTGGCAGCTTGAAATATTTAGCAACATATACGATAGCCAAAACTTTAAAGCGGCTAAGAGAAATGGTGATTGGGGATTGTAACACAATTACAGAAATAGGGGCAACGACATCAGATGGAGATGATGCAGGAAATGATGGTGAGATTTCTTTTTGCCAGTTGCAACGTTTGGACCTTTTCTCTCTACCAAGTCTGCAGGATTTCTTCTCTGGAAATTGTATTGTCAAATTCCCATCCTTGAAAACTGTAAATATATACGAATGCCCTAAGTTGAAGATTAACTCCTTTGAGTGGAAGAGTTCCCCAGAACTACAAGGACTGCAGATAACAGAAGATTATTTGTGGGGGtga
- the LOC139197998 gene encoding WD repeat-containing protein ATCSA-1-like gives MDFKMPGKVYRTAMLPLATSHMLIVAGTQDVQVRLCDIASGAFAHTLSGHRGMSQNSQNSTFDAHLIHRKVDNHECCKNSLLTNGSGAKHSPIGKGPVKGSMKQRLHPGMLSSQDRATAHYGAVTGLKVTEDGMYLLSAGSDSRLRLWDIESGCNTLVNFETAFDMWSGKTSLKFRGHYEHVNCCWFSSQDQELYTGGDDRQILVWSPPRMVSNEDKGPYKDEDNWSD, from the exons ATGGACTTCAAGATGCCGGGGAAGGTGTACCGGACTGCAATGTTGCCGTTGGCAACTTCTCACATGCTCATTGTTGCCGGAACCCAAGATGTTCAAGTCCGCCTCTGTGATATTGCCTCTGGGGCTTTTGCTCACACCTTGTCTGGCCACCGTGGTATGTCCCAAAATTCACAGAATTCGACGTTTGATGCACACTTGATACATAGAAA GGTGGACAATCACGAATGTTGCAAAAATTCGCTTCTTACGAATGGGAGTGGTGCAAAACACTCACCTATTGGTAAAGGTCCAGTAAAGGGATCTATGAAGCAAAGATTACATCCAGGGATGCTGTCTAGTCAGGATCGTGCCACTGCTCATTACGGTGCTGTTACTGGATTAAAAGTCACTGAAGACGGCATGTACCTTTTAAGTGCAG GTTCCGATTCAAGACTGAGGTTGTGGGATATAGAATCTGGCTGCAACACTTTGGTGAACTTTGAAACT GCATTTGATATGTGGTCAGGTAAAACATCCCTGAAATTTCGTGGTCACTATGAACATGTAAACTGTTGCTGGTTTAGTTCACAGGATCAG GAATTGTACACTGGTGGCGATGATAGACAAATTCTAGTTTGGTCGCCGCCAAGAATGGTTTCCAATGAG GATAAAGGACCCTACAAGGACGAGGATAATTGGAGTGACTAG
- the LOC103426654 gene encoding increased DNA methylation 1-like, translating to MKQKLVLTVEPEFCPSAVQYWANGNTKRGRGKSDVTEKAKRHLSALGWKFWYANKQQKTELRYESPIGKVYYSLRLACQACVNSPGGVFSESTTSNSVVSVECSAAPDIVVDVMPQSTSRKTVKKRKIGETSKVDDDWSPKQKRGKVLADMKRIRKQNKATKQQVTRLLRSTKTAREIEITDPGTRNPRTVLSWLIDSNAVSPNAKVHYRPRRGTDSPLATGQITREGIKCDCCSKVFTLTGFETHAGSTNHRPSAHIILEDGRTLNDCQRQMMKSRKGSTNTVTRSNDDSRADNVRQDHHHHHEQNDDICTVCHFGGDLILCDRCPAAFHTSCLDLKDVLEGNWFCLSCCCVKCGKGNPKEDRNNDFVICSQCDKKYHFGCLRNEGVAELERDSKGNWFCSRKCEGIYKGINKIVGKRILVGPDNLTWTILRPSTPSDSDMEDLTENYSKLNLALSVMHECFEPSKDPYTKRDIVEDIIFNRESDLSRLNFRRFYTVLLERDEEVITVGSVRIYSELAEVPLVATRFHYRRQGMCHVMMDELENQLVNLGVGRLILPSASSTLDTWTSTSFGFSKMTANERMQFLNYTFMDFQDTILCHKVLKRTNSTTPATIPFEGSIKFDGSPGATSTVTQAEDNQLDNGASDQELGNVASGDKFLIDVDCMLLDNNEPSFSAWKGDGHLATIQHYQIQPLRSKSKTGNSEKDKGALPSGNEDHKHSGC from the exons ATGAAGCAAAAGCTGGTACTTACAGTGGAACCAGAATTCTGCCCCTCGGCAGTTCAATACTGGGCGAATGGCAACACGAAGCGCGGACGCGGGAAGTCCGACGTCACTGAGAAGGCGAAAAGGCACCTCTCCGCCTTGGGATGGAAGTTCTGGTATGCTAACAAGCAGCAGAAGACTGAGTTGCGGTACGAGTCTCCCATCGGAAAAGTCTACTATTCGCTACGCCTGGCTTGCCAAGCCTGTGTAAATTCTCCAGGAGGAGTGTTTTCCGAAAGCACTACTTCAAATTCCGTGGTGTCCGTGGAGTGCTCTGCTGCTCCTGATATCGTAGTAGATGTTATGCCGCAATCGACATCAAGAAAAACGGTTAAGAAGAGAAAGATTGGTGAAACATCGAAGGTCGATGATGATTGGAGTCCGAAACAGAAGCGAGGGAAGGTTCTTGCGGATATGAAGAGAATAAGGAAACAGAATAAAGCTACTAAACAGCAGGTCACACGCCTTTTACGGTCTACCAAAACAGCGAGAGAGATTGAGATAACGGATCCTGGTACTCGAAACCCTAGGACAGTCCTGTCTTGGTTGATAGACAGTAATGCTGTGTCGCCGAATGCTAAGGTACACTACCGCCCTAGAAGAGGCACTGACAGTCCATTGGCAACCGGTCAGATAACCCGCGAGGGAATCAAGTGTGACTGTTGTTCTAAGGTGTTTACCCTCACTGGATTTGAAACACATGCTGGTAGCACAAACCATAGACCAAGCGCCCACATTATTTTGGAAGATGGCAGGACTCTCAACGATTGTCAGAGGCAGATGATGAAGAGTCGGAAAGGAAGCACCAACACTGTCACACGGTCAAATGACGACTCGAGGGCTGACAATGTGCGTcaagatcatcatcatcatcatgagCAGAATGATGATATATGCACCGTGTGTCACTTTGGAGGCGATCTGATTCTGTGTGATCGGTGTCCTGCTGCATTCCACACTAGTTGTCTCGATTTGAAGGACGTGTTGGAAGGCAATTGGTTCTGCCTATCGTGTTGCTGTGTGAAGTGTGGTAAAGGAAACCCTAAGGAGGATAGAAATAATGATTTTGTGATATGTAGCCAATGTGATAAAAAATACCACTTTGGGTGCCTGAGGAATGAAGGGGTTGCGGAATTGGAAAGGGATTCCAAAGGAAACTGGTTTTGCAGCAGAAAATGTGAAGGCATATATAAGGGAATCAACAAGATTGTGGGGAAACGAATTCTGGTGGGTCCCGACAATCTGACCTGGACAATATTGAGGCCATCTACTCCGTCTGATTCTGACATGGAAGACTTGACAGAGAACTACAGCAAGCTCAATTTGGCCCTGAGTGTGATGCACGAGTGTTTCGAGCCTTCTAAGGATCCTTACACGAAAAGAGACATTGTCGAGGACATTATTTTCAATAGAGAATCGGACCTTAGCCGCCTGAACTTCAGAAGGTTTTACACAGTGCTTTTGGAGAGAGATGAGGAAGTGATTACCGTCGGTAGCGTGAGGATATACAGTGAGTTGGCGGAAGTACCTCTGGTGGCAACTAGGTTCCATTATCGTAGGCAAGgaatgtgtcatgttatgatggATGAGCTCGAAAACCAGCTCGTCAACTTGGGAGTTGGGAGATTGATTTTGCCTTCTGCTTCTAGCACACTGGATACATGGACCAGCACTTCATTTGGGTTTTCAAAGATGACAGCTAATGAGAGGATGCAGTTTCTGAATTATACTTTCATGGATTTCCAGGACACCATCTTGTGCCATAAAGTATTGAAAAGGACCAACTCTACGACGCCAGCAACCATACCGTTTGAAGGAAGTATCAAATTTGATGGATCGCCCGGTGCCACCTCTACAGTAACTCAGGCAGAAGACAATCAGCTGGATAATGGAGCTTCAGACCAAGAATTGGGGAACGTTGCCTCCGGTGACAAGTTTTTGATTGATGTTGACTGCATGCTGTTGGACAACAACGAACCTAGTTTCTCGGCATG gaaaggtgatggccacttggccacaattcAACACTATCAAATACAGCCCCTTAGATCTAAAAGCAAAACAGGAAACTCCGAGAAAGACAAAGGTGCTCTACCTAGCGGAAATGAGGATCACAAGCACAGCGGATGCTAG
- the LOC103441238 gene encoding F-box/kelch-repeat protein At5g43190-like, with protein MKDHSQPNHNCQTTAVSSSPSTPPDMDAGIWSKLPEELLELVLSFLPLKNLLNLRSTCKRFKSLLFSPSFVFKHSSSPFPSFLLLSHPQCFHHFPLYDTTAATWRKLPLSLSPLLPCATGAAQASLLTSSNGLLCFLLPNSFLVLNLMTKSSRVIEFPYYPFGFEIFSLIATPAGYNMFMISSGSSSKSTLLYDSKAQSWQKFNFSETVLSNNCQETGVYFKGCLYFVTPEPFSIVCFELESGKWGRPIPELPAELMFARLVSSGDGGGGEGKKLCLIGGVGRNGIARSLKVWEWECSGGMKWVEVERLPERMCKKLMSVCFHNYEHLYCFWHQGLICVCCYNWPEVLYFKVSRRTWHWVPKCPSLPDKSNCGFRWFSFMPNLFASA; from the coding sequence ATGAAAGACCACTCTCAGCCAAACCACAACTGTCAAACCACAGCCGTCTCCTCCTCTCCTTCCACCCCACCGGATATGGATGCCGGAATATGGAGCAAGCTGCCGGAGGAGCTCCTCGAGCTCGTCCTCTCTTTCCTCCCTCTCAAAAACTTACTGAATCTTCGATCGACTTGCAAGCGCTTCAAGTCTCTGTTATTCTCTCCCTCCTTCGTCTTCAAGCACTCCTCCTCCCCCTTcccctccttcctcctcctctcccACCCTCAGTGCTTCCACCACTTCCCTCTCTACGACACCACCGCCGCCACCTGGCGCAAGTTACCtttgtctctctctcctctgctACCCTGTGCAACAGGCGCAGCACAAGCCTCCCTCCTCACTTCGTCCAATGGGTTGCTCTGTTTTCTTCTTCCCAATTCGTTTCTCGTCTTGAACCTTATGACCAAGTCCTCCAGAGTGATCGAATTCCCATATTACCCTTTCGGATTCGAGATTTTCTCTTTGATTGCCACCCCTGCTGGGTACAATATGTTCATGATCTCTTCCGGGTCATCGTCCAAAAGCACTTTGCTCTACGATTCGAAGGCCCAATCTTGGCAAAAATTCAACTTTTCAGAGACGGTTTTAAGCAACAATTGTCAGGAGACGGGAGTTTACTTCAAAGGGTGTTTGTATTTCGTGACGCCGGAGCCTTTTTCGATTGTCTGCTTCGAATTGGAGAGCGGGAAGTGGGGAAGACCGATTCCGGAGCTGCCGGCAGAGCTCATGTTTGCTCGGCTGGTCAGCAGCGGAGACGGCGGAGGAGGAGAGGGGAAGAAGCTGTGTCTGATTGGTGGGGTCGGCAGAAATGGGATTGCCAGGAGCTTAAAAGTGTGGGAATGGGAATGCAGCGGCGGAATGAAGTGGGTGGAGGTGGAGAGATTGCCGGAAAGGATGTGCAAGAAGTTGATGTCGGTTTGTTTCCACAATTACGAGCACCTGTACTGCTTTTGGCATCAGGGTTTGATCTGCGTCTGCTGCTACAATTGGCCGGAGGTTTTGTACTTCAAGGTTTCGAGGAGGACGTGGCATTGGGTCCCCAAATGCCCTTCTCTGCCGGATAAATCCAACTGCGGGTTCCGGTGGTTTTCCTTTATGCCGAACTTGTTTGCATCGGCTTGA
- the LOC103426443 gene encoding U-box domain-containing protein 4-like — protein sequence MAMENPPNFKYMGRNFSDMSNGDNSSAFSECNSDRSEEFPTTSSQGRRLLIACASDNSDDLIQQLVAVLEDGSIEEQKQAAMEIRLLAKNKSENRLKIARNGAIKPLISLLSSTDLQLQEYGVTAILNLSLCDENKDLIASSGAIKPLVRSLKTGTATAKENAACALLRLSQIEENKVAIGRSGAIPLLVNLLEYGGFRGKKDASTALYSLCSVKENKIRAVQSGIMKPLVELMADFGSNMVDKSAYVLSVLVSVSEARAALVEEGGIPVLVEIIEVGSQRQKEISVAILLQICENSGVHRNMVAREGAIPPLVALSQSGTNRAKQKAETLTELLRQPRSGKVAARASDVSL from the exons ATGGCGATGGAAAATCCTCCGAATTTCAAATATATGGGGAGGAACTTCAGTGATATGAGTAACGGCGACAACTCTTCTGCTTTCAGCGAGTGTAACAGCGACCGATCCGAAGAGTTTCCGACGACGTCGTCTCAGGGCCGGCGGCTTCTGATTGCCTGCGCTTCCGACAACTCCGATGATCTGATTCAACAGCTCGTGGCCGTCCTCGAAGACGGTTCGATTGAGGAGCAGAAGCAGGCGGCGATGGAGATCAGGCTCCTCGCCAAGAACAAGTCCGAAAATCGGCTCAAAATCGCCCGAAACGGCGCGATTAAGCCGTTGATTTCGCTCCTATCGTCGACCGATCTCCAGCTCCAGGAGTACGGTGTCACCGCGATACTCAACCTTTCGCTGTGCGACGAGAACAAGGACCTCATCGCTTCATCGGGAGCGATCAAGCCGCTTGTCCGGTCGCTCAAGACGGGGACCGCCACGGCGAAAGAGAACGCCGCCTGCGCTCTGCTCcgcctctcgcaaatcgaagagaaCAAAGTCGCAATTGGACGGTCGGGTGCGATTCCGCTGCTGGTGAACCTTCTGGAGTACGGTGGTTTTCGCGGGAAGAAGGACGCGTCGACGGCTCTGTACTCGCTCTGCTCAGTCAAAGAGAACAAGATTAGAGCCGTACAATCGGGAATCATGAAGCCGCTGGTGGAATTGATGGCGGACTTCGGTTCGAACATGGTGGACAAGTCGGCGTACGTGCTGAGCGTCCTCGTATCGGTATCGGAGGCCCGCGCGGCGTTGGTGGAGGAAGGCGGGATTCCGGTGCTGGTGGAGATCATAGAGGTGGGGTCGCAGCGGCAGAAGGAGATATCGGTTGCGATATTGTTGCAGATTTGCGAGAACAGTGGAGTCCACCGTAATATGGTGGCCCGCGAAGGAGCGATTCCTCCCCTCGTCGCTTTGTCTCAGTCCGGCACCAATCGCGCCAAGCAAAAG GCGGAGACATTGACAGAGCTTCTCCGGCAACCGAGATCCGGCAAAGTCGCTGCACGAGCGTCCGACGTGTCATTATGA